From a region of the Thiorhodovibrio winogradskyi genome:
- the pnuC gene encoding nicotinamide riboside transporter PnuC: MTDILNNMMMAIEATAVVFGFLCVWLTIRQSIWCWPTGLVQVVLYLVIFHQVKLYSDMLLHGIYVLMQVYGWYWWLHGGRDRGALAVSRLEGRARLGWLLLVMVASLLWGYLMATHTDAALPYADAFTTVASLVAQWLLARKKLESWLLWIAVDLAAIGIYWHKALYLTAGLYAAFLVLAVFGLLAWYQSQREQQAAPQPA; this comes from the coding sequence ATGACCGACATCCTGAACAACATGATGATGGCCATTGAGGCAACGGCGGTGGTGTTCGGCTTTCTCTGCGTCTGGCTGACCATTCGCCAGAGCATCTGGTGCTGGCCCACTGGGCTGGTCCAGGTGGTGCTGTACCTGGTGATTTTCCACCAGGTCAAGCTCTACTCGGACATGCTGCTGCACGGCATCTACGTGCTCATGCAGGTGTACGGTTGGTACTGGTGGCTGCATGGCGGTCGGGATCGCGGCGCGCTCGCGGTCAGCCGGCTCGAGGGCCGCGCGCGGCTCGGCTGGCTCCTGCTCGTCATGGTCGCCAGCCTGCTGTGGGGTTACCTGATGGCGACCCACACCGATGCCGCCCTGCCTTACGCCGATGCCTTCACCACAGTGGCGAGCTTGGTGGCACAGTGGCTGCTGGCGCGCAAGAAGCTCGAGTCCTGGCTGTTGTGGATCGCCGTCGATCTGGCCGCGATTGGCATCTATTGGCACAAGGCGCTTTACCTGACCGCCGGTCTCTATGCCGCCTTTCTGGTGCTAGCCGTATTCGGGCTGCTTGCGTGGTACCAGTCGCAACGCGAGCAGCAAGCAGCCCCGCAACCGGCATGA
- a CDS encoding AAA family ATPase, giving the protein MHQRDRYAKVSESPTRPAAERPRQEFDVADLYRGPVTGGEPVERAAEQQPLDEKLRQAYFWIVNHAIISPFYDIEYNEAPPMRFTFGDRKVAITLPTDQSYSSYALAPLLNLAVRRRCLLVGGPGRGKTAIAILMGVLAGYDLHQIRRAIQHGQPQMTIADLLGNPLPATLVNAQSMDEIKIAWRRWLSMRVKIIDEYNRIPTRTQSALLTTMADNYAELYDQVYECPPAAWYLTANDDAGGGTYQVIEALRDRIDIVVKALHFNTRFLNELLLRIEDGIQPEQVVPARIIFSPEELDRLEREILAVEFPAPLRRRLEFFASHFEFFEPAANQFEYMTKDTVKLSGLEFSALSGEETGKSAQVELGSQSLNGFSVRALMTCIHFIKAMAYFRGDRAVSFEDMRQIIPFVMHDKLTQNPDAPAFEQDGQATLRVDRISWIRGLFDSSCQEFDRLGLDRDDPVAELETELERGLEGLPEAEVRKRLARIEGVLRDWAGGRKLHGHMYDDILKLKYLHQRYSNYLGWLKWQT; this is encoded by the coding sequence ATGCACCAACGCGACCGTTATGCCAAGGTCTCGGAGTCACCCACCCGGCCGGCCGCCGAGCGACCGCGACAGGAATTCGATGTCGCCGACCTCTACCGCGGCCCGGTGACCGGCGGCGAGCCGGTCGAACGCGCGGCCGAGCAACAGCCGCTGGACGAGAAACTGCGCCAGGCCTATTTCTGGATCGTCAACCACGCCATTATCTCGCCCTTCTACGACATCGAATACAACGAGGCGCCGCCGATGCGCTTCACCTTCGGCGACCGCAAGGTGGCGATCACCCTGCCCACCGACCAGAGTTACTCCAGCTATGCCCTGGCACCGCTTTTAAACCTGGCGGTGCGGCGGCGCTGCCTGCTGGTGGGCGGACCGGGTCGTGGCAAGACCGCCATCGCCATCCTGATGGGCGTGCTGGCGGGCTACGACCTGCACCAGATCCGCCGCGCCATCCAGCACGGCCAGCCGCAGATGACCATCGCCGACCTGCTCGGCAACCCGCTGCCGGCGACCCTGGTCAACGCCCAGTCCATGGATGAGATCAAGATCGCCTGGCGCCGCTGGCTGTCGATGCGGGTCAAGATCATCGACGAGTACAACCGCATCCCCACCCGCACCCAGTCGGCGTTGCTCACCACCATGGCGGATAATTATGCCGAACTCTACGACCAGGTCTATGAGTGCCCCCCGGCGGCCTGGTATCTAACGGCCAACGACGACGCCGGCGGCGGCACCTACCAGGTCATAGAGGCGCTGCGCGATCGCATCGACATCGTCGTCAAAGCGCTGCATTTCAACACCCGCTTCCTCAATGAGCTGCTGCTGCGTATCGAGGATGGCATCCAACCCGAACAGGTGGTGCCGGCACGGATTATCTTCAGCCCCGAAGAGCTCGACCGGCTCGAGCGCGAGATTCTGGCGGTGGAGTTTCCGGCCCCCTTGCGCCGCCGGCTGGAGTTCTTTGCCAGTCATTTCGAGTTCTTCGAGCCGGCCGCCAACCAGTTCGAGTACATGACCAAGGACACGGTCAAGCTCTCCGGCCTTGAGTTCAGCGCCCTGAGTGGCGAGGAGACCGGCAAGAGCGCCCAGGTCGAGCTGGGCAGCCAGTCCCTGAACGGCTTTTCCGTGCGCGCGCTCATGACCTGCATCCATTTCATCAAGGCCATGGCCTATTTTCGCGGCGACCGCGCGGTCAGCTTCGAGGACATGCGCCAGATCATCCCCTTCGTGATGCACGACAAACTAACCCAAAATCCGGATGCGCCTGCCTTCGAGCAGGACGGCCAAGCCACCCTGCGGGTGGACCGGATCAGCTGGATTCGCGGCCTGTTCGACAGCTCCTGCCAGGAGTTCGACAGGCTCGGGCTCGACCGCGACGACCCCGTGGCCGAGCTGGAGACCGAGCTGGAGCGCGGCCTTGAGGGGCTACCCGAGGCCGAGGTACGCAAGCGCCTGGCTCGCATCGAAGGGGTGCTGCGTGACTGGGCCGGCGGGCGCAAGCTGCATGGCCACATGTATGACGACATCCTCAAGCTCAAGTACCTGCACCAGCGCTACAGCAACTACCTGGGCTGGCTGAAGTGGCAGACTTGA
- a CDS encoding AAA family ATPase — MSTGLLLGKFAPLHRGHQLLIETALAENDRVLAMIYHAPDVTQVPLPVRAGWIRALYPQVEVIKAWDGPLQVSNDPDIRRQHERYILARLGGRRVDAFYSSEFYGEHVSQALGAIDRRIDPGRARVPISATAIRSAPYQHREFLEPLVYRDLITRVVLLGAPSTGKSTLAEALAARHNTRWMPEYGRAYWELHQHERRLSPAQLVEIAEGHREREDHLAEQANRFLFVDTDASTTRIFAQHYHGSALPRLDQLVAECAQRYALVFLCEDDIPYADTWDRSGPGNRRQMQAQIKADLARRKRSYQSLRGSLEQRMDQVDRVLARFLESS; from the coding sequence ATGAGCACCGGGCTGCTACTGGGCAAGTTCGCGCCACTGCACCGGGGCCACCAACTGCTAATCGAAACGGCGCTGGCGGAAAACGACCGGGTGCTGGCAATGATCTACCATGCCCCCGATGTCACCCAGGTGCCCCTGCCCGTGCGGGCTGGCTGGATTCGCGCCCTCTACCCCCAGGTCGAGGTGATCAAGGCCTGGGATGGACCCTTGCAGGTCAGCAATGACCCCGACATTCGGCGCCAGCACGAGCGCTACATTCTCGCTCGGCTTGGCGGACGCCGGGTCGATGCCTTCTACTCCAGCGAGTTCTATGGCGAGCATGTCAGCCAAGCGCTGGGCGCCATCGACCGGCGCATCGACCCGGGCCGTGCCCGCGTGCCCATCTCGGCCACCGCGATCCGCTCAGCGCCCTACCAGCACCGTGAGTTCCTGGAGCCCTTGGTCTACCGCGATTTGATCACCCGGGTTGTCTTGCTGGGCGCCCCCAGCACCGGCAAAAGCACCCTGGCCGAGGCCCTGGCCGCGCGCCACAACACCCGCTGGATGCCGGAGTATGGCCGCGCGTACTGGGAACTCCACCAGCATGAGCGTCGCCTGAGCCCAGCGCAGTTGGTGGAAATCGCCGAGGGCCATCGCGAGCGCGAGGACCACCTGGCCGAGCAGGCCAACCGTTTCCTCTTTGTTGATACCGACGCCTCCACCACACGAATCTTCGCCCAGCATTACCACGGCAGTGCCCTGCCACGCCTGGATCAACTGGTCGCGGAATGCGCCCAGCGCTATGCCTTGGTCTTCCTGTGCGAGGACGACATCCCCTACGCCGACACCTGGGACCGTTCAGGCCCCGGCAATCGCCGCCAGATGCAAGCCCAGATCAAGGCCGACCTGGCGAGGCGCAAGCGATCCTATCAGTCCTTGCGTGGCTCGCTTGAGCAGCGCATGGATCAGGTCGATCGGGTGCTGGCCCGTTTCTTGGAGTCATCTTGA
- a CDS encoding DNA-binding protein, with translation MVIETPSFQKQADAIWSEDERLAFATWIALHPTAGEVIPGADGARKVRWTGNGKGKRGGVRVIYFNLTAEGVIYLITLYKKSERHNIGASDIKRATP, from the coding sequence ATGGTCATCGAAACCCCCAGCTTTCAAAAGCAAGCCGACGCGATCTGGTCCGAAGACGAACGCTTGGCGTTTGCCACCTGGATCGCGCTCCATCCCACGGCCGGGGAGGTAATCCCCGGCGCGGATGGTGCGCGCAAGGTGCGCTGGACTGGAAACGGCAAGGGGAAGCGCGGCGGGGTGCGGGTAATCTATTTCAATCTGACGGCTGAGGGCGTGATCTATCTGATTACGCTCTACAAGAAATCCGAGCGGCACAACATTGGGGCCAGCGACATTAAGAGGGCTACGCCATGA